A single region of the Epinephelus moara isolate mb chromosome 12, YSFRI_EMoa_1.0, whole genome shotgun sequence genome encodes:
- the LOC126398576 gene encoding microtubule-associated protein RP/EB family member 3-like, which produces MAVNVYSTSMTIENLSRHDMLAWVNDSLQLTYTKIEQLCSGAAYCQFMDMLFPGCILMKKVKFNAKLEHEYIHNFKVLQASFKRMNVDKIIPVERLVKGKFQDNFEFLQWFKKFFDANYDGKEYDPLMSRQGQEGTPPPPNPGPMRTSPTAPKTVPTPQRQINLAAARRTTPMTRNGGDAELIELNQQLLDMKLTVDGLEKERDFYFGKLRDIELICQESESENPILNKIIDVLYATEEGFAPPDEDEIDEGAHGDQEEF; this is translated from the exons ATGGCGGTGAATGTCTACTCCACCTCTATGACCATAGAGAACCTGAGTCGCCATGACATGTTGGCATGGGTCAACGACTCTCTGCAGCTCACGTACACAAAGATCGAGCAGCTCTGTTCTg gtGCTGCATACTGTCAGTTCATGGACATGCTGTTTCCAGGGTGCATATTAATGAAGAAAGTCAAATTCAATGCTAAACTGGAACATGAATACATCCACAACTTCAAGGTCTTACAGGCGTCATTCAAGAGAATGAATGTGGACAag ATCATCCCCGTAGAAAGGCTGGTGAAGGGGAAGTTCCAGGACAACTTTGAGTTCCTCCAGTGGTTTAAGAAGTTTTTCGACGCCAACTATGACGGGAAAGAATACGACCCTCTGATGTCACGGCAGGGCCAGGAGGGAACGCCGCCTCCACCTAACCCAG GCCCCATGAGAACATCTCCCACAGCACCCAAGACTGTTCCCACCCCCCAGAGGCAGATCAACTTAGCAGCAGCCCGCAGGACCACTCCCATGACCCGCAATGGAGGAGACGCTGAGCTCATAGAGCTCAACCAGCAG CTGCTGGACATGAAGCTGACCGTAGACGGactggagaaggagagggactTCTACTTCGGAAAGCTGAGAGACATCGAGCTCATCTGCCaggaaagtgaaagtgaaaaccCAATCCTCAACAAAATCATAGATGTACTGTACGCTACAGAG GAAGGGTTCGCACCACCAGATGAGGATGAAATTGACGAAGGGGCACATGGAGACCAGGAGGAGTTCTGA
- the tmem214 gene encoding transmembrane protein 214 translates to MASNNGSVGKWEVVKKGKKNNSSSAGAAKNTSDKKPGSGGRKALGESNQPSRPPLKMSETLFDGFEKMGKKQNKEQVPPPAEPDNKKPSSTKPSKKPNSSSAVTPSTHKTLEEAFKSLDIADLKQQLARSQTLFPENPSVWVKDLAGYLNLNLTAPETEPTLSSYTHDYPYCLSGKELKGVIKGLIGRCSDILPDFFDHCVYTMLRELDRQSGEPLHGYRVCIQAILQDKPRIATQNLPEYLELLRSVQNRPVKCLTIMWALGQAGFYDLSQGLRVWLGIMLPVLGVKSLSSYAIAYLERLLLLHANLTKGFGIMGPKEFFPLLDFAFMPKNALPSSLQEQLRRLYPRLKVLAFGAKPESTLHTYLPSFLSRATPHCPDDMKRELLSSMTECLCVDVQSLGVWRQLYTKHLPQSSLLLNHLLKSWNVLPPKLRKNLEETIQSFRVTNEEMRDTVESQELQECNSLCQNLQVKMRGHGFPWSKLLMVLLVFAAGFIAHDIRSQGSFADSTTALYLRNSGVTAVSQQAWGKIKVYSTQGFSWLETNTPHYYSECVRVLGPLMDQGLEKAKTAAIFISENTTQFILWVKEKTPQAIEWVNTNTPDSVFQVLAYLKELLLALHQNYILPALAYISELLQRAWSYLQDSCNGEVSISCLQDHALSFTNSTWQLLQHTTSAIKTWAQELLTRA, encoded by the exons ATGGCTTCGAATAATGGCTCCGTCGGCAAATGGGAGGTAGTGAAGAAAGGGAAGAAGAATAACAGCAGCAGCGCAGGAGCAGCGAAGAACACGAGTGACAAGAAACCCGGCAGCGGGGGAAGGAAAGCCCTGGGCGAATCTAACCAGCCGTCCAGAC CACCCCTGAAGATGTCAGAGACTCTGTTCGACGGCTTTGAGAAGATGGGGAAGAAACAGAACAAGGAGCAGGTTCCACCGCCAGCCGAGCCCGACAACAAGAAGCCCTCATCAACAAAACCATCCAAGAAACCAAACTCCAGCAGTGCAGTCACCCCCTCGACTCATAAGACCCTCGAGGAAGCCTTCAAAAGT TTGGATATCGCAGACCTGAAGCAGCAGTTGGCCCGCAGTCAGACCTTGTTTCCAGAAAACCCATCAGTGTGGGTCAAAGACCTGGCAGGATACCTCAACCTCAATCTGACTGCACCAGAGACTGAGCCCACACTCAGCAGCTATACCCATG ACTACCCATACTGCCTTTCAGGAAAAGAGCTAAAGGGTGTGATCAAAGGCCTCATCGGACGCTGCAGCGACATTCTGCCAGATTTCTTCGACCACTGTGTTTATACTATGCTCAGGGAGCTGGACAGACAGTCAG GAGAACCTCTGCATGGCTACAGAGTTTGCATCCAGGCAATCCTACAGGATAAACCCCGGATAGCCACCCAAAACCTGCCAGAG TATTTGGAGTTGCTGCGATCAGTTCAGAATCGTCCTGTGAAGTGTCTGACCATCATGTGGGCTCTCGGCCAAGCTGGATTTTATGACCTCAGCCAGGGACTAAGAG tgtggcTGGGTATCATGCTTCCTGTGTTGGGAGTGAAGTCCTTGTCTTCGTATGCCATCGCATATCTGGAGAGACTTCTCCT ACTTCATGCAAACCTGACAAAAGGATTTGGCATCATGGGTCCGAAAGAATTCTTTCCTTTACTGGATTTTGCCTTCATGCCCAAGAACGCCCTGCCTTCAag TCTGCAGGAGCAGCTGAGGCGTCTGTACCCTCGACTGAAGGTCCTCGCATTTGGAGCCAAACCTGAGAGCACGTTACACACATACCTGCCATCATTTCTGTCCAGAGCCACACCACACTGTCCAGATGATATGAAGAgagag TTGCTCAGCAGTAtgacagagtgtttgtgtgtagatGTCCAGAGTCTAGGAGTGTGGAGGCAGCTCTATACTAAACACTTACCGCAGTCCAG TCTGCTGTTGAACCATTTATTGAAGTCTTGGAATGTCCTGCCACCAAAG CTCCGGAAGAACCTTGAAGAAACAATCCAGTCTTTCAGAGTGACCAATGAGGAGATGAGAGACACTGTTGAATCTCAGGAGCTTCAGGAGTGCAATAGCCTGTGTCAG AATCTGCAGGTGAAGATGCGTGGTCATGGGTTCCCCTGGTCCAAACTGCTCATGGTTCTGCTCGTGTTTGCTGCAGGCTTCATCGCTCACGACATAAGATCCCAAGGCTCCTTCGCAG ATTCCACCACAGCCTTGTATCTGCGCAACTCAGGGGTCACAGCTGTATCTCAGCAGGCGTGGGGCAAAATAAAGGTGTACTCTACACAAGGCTTCAG CTGGTTGGAGACAAACACTCCTCATTATTACTCTGAGTGTGTGCGGGTTTTGGGGCCACTAATGGACCAAGGTTtggaaaaagcaaaaacagcagCGATCTTCATCTCTGAAAACACCACGCAGTTTATTCTCTGGGTCAAAGAAAAGACACCACAGGCCATAGAATGG GTGAACACCAACACGCCCGACAGTGTGTTTCAGGTGTTGGCATATTTAAAGGAGCTCCTCCTCGCCCTCCATCAGAATTACATCCTACCAGCACTGGCGTACATATCTGAACTGCTACAACGAGCATGGTCCTACCTACAGGACTCTTGCAA